Within the Acidobacteriota bacterium genome, the region CTCCAAGAGCCAGCGTTCCCGCTCGCCGAGGCTCTCCAACGTCTTATCCCGATGGACACGAAGCCGAGCGCTCACGTCCTCATCGAAGTTCTCAAGCAGAACCACTCGAGTCTGCGCCATGCGCGCCTGAATTTGTTCATCCAGTTCGGATTGCAGTTTGTCGAAGGCGGTCTTGATCTCCTGCCTGTTTCGACAAGTCTGGTACACCAGGGCGATGCGGCGCTCGATGTCTACGCCGGATTCGAGCGCGCCGAGCACTTCGTCGCTTGCGCCAAAGACGCCGTCGAATAGACGAAATTTTTCGCTCAATATTTCGAAGACGCGTTGGTCCGCCTCGTTCCGGCGATTGAGGAAGTTCACGACCACGACGTCATGTTTCTGTCCATAGCGGTGGCAGCGGCCGATGCGCTGCTCGATACGTTGTGGGTTCCAAGGCAGGTCGTAGTTGACCACCAAAGAACAGAACTGAAGATTCACGCCTTCGGCGGCCGCCTCCGTGGCGATAAAGATAACGGCGCTCTCATGGAAGTGCTCGACGATGGCGGCTTTGATATTCACCGCACGGGAACCCGTCATCCCCTCCTCGTCGCCGTGGCGCGAGCGCCACGCCTGATAGATGATCTTTGATTGCGGATCGCTATTCGAGCCGTTCATCATCACGACCTGCCCCTCGTACCCGCTCCTCGTGAGAAGATCAAAAAGGTATTGCTGTGTACGGCGAGATTCCGTAAAGATGACGGCTTTGCGTTCAGCTCCCAGCGCTTGGGCCTTTTCAAAGGCGATCTTTAAGGCCGGGATAAGAGCGTCGCCCTTGGCATTTGCATAGATACGTCTAGCCCGCTCGACAAAGCGCCGCAAGTCCGCAATCTCCGCCTTCAGTTTTGCAGGATCGAACGAAGGCGGAGGTTCGGCGGAGGTCTCTCCGGTTTCCTCCTGTTCTTCTTCCAATTCATCCTCAAGGTCGTCGATCCCCTCGATGTCATTGTCGTCAAGCAGACGCTCTTGGTTGTTGGACAGCAATTCAAGGCGCGTCGCCAGTCGCTCCAGCGTATCGGCAATGGCGAAGGTCGAGGACGCCAGGAGCTTACGCAGAACCAGCGTAATCAGTGTCCGTTGGCTTGCCGGAAGCGCGAAAAGGTTTTCCCGCTGGAGGTATTCAGAGATGGCCTCGTAGAGTTCCTGCTCCGCGTCGCTCGGCAGGAAGTCCTGTGTTATCGGAACCCGCCGCGTGAAGGGGATATATTCCACCACCTGCTTCCGCAATGTCCTGATGCAAACAGGCTGAAGACGACTCCGCAGATCGGAGTTCCGTTCTCCCTCGTCGGTCGCTCTAGCAAACCGATCGCGGAAGGATGCCGCATCTCCGAAAAGATGGGCATCGATGACACTGGCCAGACCGTAAAGCTCCATCAGCGAATTCTGAAGCGGCGTGGCCGTGAGCAGGAGCTTAGGAGAATGACCGACCGCATCTGCGATGCTCCTGGCAAGTTTGCTGGACTTCTTGTAGACGTTACGCAGGCGGTGGGCCTCGTCAGTGACCACAAGGTCCCAAGGGACGCGGCTCACCTCGGGCGACTTGGCAGAGGCGAAATGATAGGAGCAGATGACCAGCTTGTCCGGCGAGTCGAAGGGATTGACAATCCCGTCCTCATGTATTGAGTTGAAGGCTTGGGAGTCCAGGATTCTTGTCGGCAGGTAGAACTTCGTCTCGAGTTCTTGTTGCCACTGTTTGCGCAAAATCGCGGGCACGATGACAAGGATTCGTCGCTTCCGTTCCGCCCAGCGCTGGGCAATCACAATGCCCGCCTCGATGGTTTTGCCTAGCCCGACCTCGTCGGCAAGGATGACGCCCTTCGCGAGCGGCGAGCGAATGGCAAAAAGCGCCGCGTCCACTTGATGAGGATTCAGGTCCACACGAGCACCTGCAATCGACCGGGATAGGGTTTCAATCGTGCCGGTTGCCCCTCGCAGGGTGAGGGCATGCGCCCAATACTGGCTGTGGTAGACGGTGGTCATTCCTTTGTACCGTGCTTCTTGTTCTCCCAGCCGCCGCCTTGCTTGACCCACTCATCCACCTCGGAAAGCTTGAGCCGAAATAACCTCCCGACACGATGGGCGGGGAAACCCTTCGTTTCGATCCAACGATAGACAGAATCCCTGTTTACGCTGAGATGGGCCGCCACTTCCTCGATATCTACCCAACGCTCTTCATTGCTCATGGACGTTCCCCTGCTGCTCTGCACCGGCGAATCAAAAATAGAACCAAAGAAAGTATAAGAGAATCGGTTCGAATGTCAAGAGGAAAATGCACGGAGTCGCATGAAATCAGGGGGTTGCGGCGGCGGGTTCCTATTCATGAGGGAGTGAAGCATATGGCGAATTCAAGTTTCTCC harbors:
- a CDS encoding SNF2-related protein — encoded protein: MTTVYHSQYWAHALTLRGATGTIETLSRSIAGARVDLNPHQVDAALFAIRSPLAKGVILADEVGLGKTIEAGIVIAQRWAERKRRILVIVPAILRKQWQQELETKFYLPTRILDSQAFNSIHEDGIVNPFDSPDKLVICSYHFASAKSPEVSRVPWDLVVTDEAHRLRNVYKKSSKLARSIADAVGHSPKLLLTATPLQNSLMELYGLASVIDAHLFGDAASFRDRFARATDEGERNSDLRSRLQPVCIRTLRKQVVEYIPFTRRVPITQDFLPSDAEQELYEAISEYLQRENLFALPASQRTLITLVLRKLLASSTFAIADTLERLATRLELLSNNQERLLDDNDIEGIDDLEDELEEEQEETGETSAEPPPSFDPAKLKAEIADLRRFVERARRIYANAKGDALIPALKIAFEKAQALGAERKAVIFTESRRTQQYLFDLLTRSGYEGQVVMMNGSNSDPQSKIIYQAWRSRHGDEEGMTGSRAVNIKAAIVEHFHESAVIFIATEAAAEGVNLQFCSLVVNYDLPWNPQRIEQRIGRCHRYGQKHDVVVVNFLNRRNEADQRVFEILSEKFRLFDGVFGASDEVLGALESGVDIERRIALVYQTCRNRQEIKTAFDKLQSELDEQIQARMAQTRVVLLENFDEDVSARLRVHRDKTLESLGERERWLLELTRTELNGHAKFEPERPRFHYAGPHARQGWYHFDWKEAEKNGDIFYRQDHPLAAHVIQEAIARNLPSASLRVDYAGHRQVVSILKPLLGRSGWLELSKLTVESFDAEEFLVFAAQTDDGMTLDDETCGKLMLLPAVIEGAVAGPILDLSSIRQAEVQSRLKQVEERNGRFFDEEVLKLDRWSDDLKQGLEREIKELDRQIREARKTSALSALLRDKLEAQKALKSLEGERNRKRRELFDAQDAIDGRRDELIERIEGQLRQRHAVKPVFCFRWRLA
- a CDS encoding helix-turn-helix domain-containing protein codes for the protein MSNEERWVDIEEVAAHLSVNRDSVYRWIETKGFPAHRVGRLFRLKLSEVDEWVKQGGGWENKKHGTKE